The genome window ATACACACGACTAGCAGCTGCAACAAACCTCCACTCTCGGCTGTCCAGAAATTGCAGACcgctagctctctctctctcccttgctctggCTTGCGGCTGGATTAAGGAAATTTGGTTCTCAGCCTTCACCAACTCACGGATGGAAGGAGGAATGAACCGCAggtctctctcttccctctctagTTTACGGacagaaagaaaggaaacaaaaggctCGGCTCTTTCTCTCGGTCGTTAACTCCAAGGAAGCCGCTCCCTCACAGCTCACGGCAgcaaatgaaaaatggaagtgtCATATTGTGGTCAATTGGAAATGGTCTCTAGTGGAATGTGTGGTTGGTGGAATGTATATGTTTTGGTATTGTGAGTGGAGTTAGGGGCTGAAAACGAAGATCAATCGCGGATGGAGGAGGTTGAGTGTTTTAGAGGGGAAAGGAAATGTGATCCGGCAGAAatggaattgtgattttttgattttttttttaaaattaattaaataaaactgataataaaaatagataacaaacaacaaaaacaacaacaaaaaaaaaacaatttaattaacattggatagaaactaaataaactagaatcaacaaagcacaattttccatttttcatcaatttcctcttttcttttttttttcacaaattttacgttaaaacttaaaactaaaactaaaactaaaacgtgaacaaaattaatataacaaataattagcaaataaaagacaaataaaaaggtaacaactaaaatgcagacaaactaaaacaaaatcatgaattagatgcaacatacaaattatttaaaaatttggtgtctacagtttgcccctctttgtttgagttttgaaaaaacttgagacaaagaagtagacaccaaatacttacctgtgttattcagctgcaaaatgatttgaacggacaggaattttaaaaacgggactgacccgaacaaagaatttaaaacgggactgacccgaacaaggaatttaaaacgggactgacccgaacaggaatttaaaacgggactggcctgAACAGGAAtgtaaaacgggactgacccgaataggaatttaaaacgggactgacccgaacaggaatgtaaaacgggactgacccgaataggaatttaaaacgggactgacccgaataggaatttaaaacgggactgacccgaacaggaatgtaaaacgggactggcccgaacaggaatttaaaacgggactgacccgaataggaatttaaaacgggactgacccgaacaggaatgtaaaacgggactggcccgaacaggaatttaaaacgggactgacccgaacaggaatgtaaaacgggactgacccgaacaaggatttaaaacgggactgacccgaacaggaatttaaaacgggactggcccgaacaggaatttaaaacgagacttcactggggaagtttaaacaatgaattgagttttttttttttttacctgagaatagttcaacttttgtaccaagagggaaatttggatttctgtGACTGAAACgatagctgatgttgtttcttatgatcGAGTCTTGCAAATAACATCGATCCTTGTTTACTGGAAAGCTTTGTCTGACATCGGTTTAGGTGCCAAAAAGAGAGTGgctgcttttgtttgtaaatgcaacattcctgcaagaaaagaagaaataataggtttgccaccattatttgatccggtttgccttgagaatcgtgtaaacatgagtcttgtgatgcttttatTTCGGCTCGGCGGCGTCTGCCTTAAACCTTTCAATTTCTAAGACTGATAAAATGCAGATTTACCACGTCACCCAATCCAGGTGGTAGCTTTGTTGTATGTTACTCCCTGTaactgatgattgaatcccctatctttgcacaaacctcagggtttatcattcatttgaatttaatggtgaaagaatgatgcatgaaaattagtcatataaaaatcaatgtatatgcaagatgatttcctatgttaggcaaagatgagcatgcaaaagaatgtagaCAATCATAAGCATTCATACACAAATAATTTGAGAATAACCAAGAGgtttataaagatacattttgcaaaagaatatttgtaaagaacaaatacaaatttaaccaacgaatatcatattcaaaactttggatattttctcttcggaatccgatattggcagaagtatcacaaatatgaggaaaaccccaaatgaaccaggtcaccggctgttccttcttgagcttgtctgttgagaaaacctaccttggcgccctttcgggttttcaccaaggttgcccccaccctttttgttgttttttttttcttttcttttctttctttcctctttttttttttttttttttcgaggcgccctttcgggttttcaacTAGAGAACCatgaaatatctcgaccattATCGGCTCAGAAATATGAattgaagatttctggcatcagtagaatgcatttcccttgtgagattaggcgaaagcattatagacatcacctgccagttgattaacaaatttcctaatagaaatgcagcaagtgacgaaaaccaggactttgggcttttgtaatgaggtccggtggggtgtttttcaagaaaggttgaggcttgaaggcagatttgatacgaggggtgaaataacttgagattgcacccttttgaaaacaactccgatactgaggaaaatttgccccagtttgatcagattttctctctttgcatttttcattgtattttcctcactttttgcatttttctttgaaaactaaatttgccccagtgtagggttttcttcttctttttttttttttttttttccgaaacaaatttgccccagtgtggggtttgcaattctcaagggttatcaaacgaaatttgtcaattctgatggctcaaaggggacaagtagagataaaatgtttttttagtgtaaaagaagatggcctgacttgcatttcgccatttgcatgaatttctaaagaaaatttgcatgatcaaatgaaaaactttttgcacatatctaagttgatgggttgagggaaaacccgtccatccatttccgccaaaatgagagctccgccaggtaataccttttggacaacgaacggcccttgccaatttggagcgaacttgcctttagcttcatcttgcattgacaaaattcgcttcagtaccttatcaccttcttcaaatgcccgccgatggacttttttgttgtaatcTCGGGCCACACGTTTTTGATAGCATTGcccatgacagatagcattgaatcgcttctcatctatcaaagtcaattgctcatggcgctgcttgatccaatcggcctcctccaatttagcttccataaggattcgtagcgacggaatttcaacctcagctggtaatacagcttccatcccatacataagtgaatatggcgttgccccagtcgatgtccgaatagaagtccggtacgccatcaatgcataaggcaacttttcatgccaatcgcgatgcttttctgtcattttgcggataattttcttcagattcttatttgcggcttctacagctccattcatctgaggcctataaatggcagaattgcggtgtttgattttgaactgctcacatagtccatctaccatgtcattgttcagattcttggcattgtccgtgataagcgtttcgggtactccaaagcgacagatgatgtgatctctcaggAAATTGGCCACTACCTTCttcgtgacatgtttgaatgactctgcttcaacccatttggtaaagtactcgatcgccaccaatataaatcgatgtccatttgaagcgggaggatcgattgtaccaatcacgtccataccccacattgaacagggccatgaggcggtcatgctatgcagttcagtgggtggagcgcgtataatgtcaccgtgcatttggcattttatacatctccggacaaaatctatacaatcatgctccatagtaagccagaaatatccggttctcatgattttcttcgctagcaaatggccattcatgtgaggtccacaaacgccactatgcacttccttcatcatatattgagccTCATCctcatcaatgcaccttaaaaggttcaaatccgaggttcttttgtataacacttctccatttaagaagaattttgaagccattctacgcagaaaatTCTTGTCTTTTGTACCAGCATGCAGAGGGTAAGACCCAGTTTTAAGAAACTCCTTAAGATCACTATACCAAGGAACATTGTCAAAAGACTCATCTGCAACCCAGCAGTGGGCAGGcttgtcttgaagttgaatttggattggttCGATCTTTAATTCATCTGGATACTGGATCATGGAAGCcaaggtggccaaagcatcagcaaatgcgtttcgggctcgagggagatgtctgaattccaaattttgaaattgcttggccagagtgagcagactacaatggtagggtagaatttttgaatctttggttatccactgcttcaaaGTTTGGttcacgagcaaatctgaatcactaaaagctatcaactccttgatttccatttccaaagccattttgagaccaaaaatgcaggcttcatattcagccatgttattcgtgcaagcgaattgcaatttggcagcggcagggtagtgcttcccttcgggtgacaccaaaacagctccaattccaactccgagagaattcgaagctccatcgaagaaaagcctccattcaggactttgttcacttatatcatctgcagcgcttacaaataggaccctctcgtcagggaaataagtacggagtggttgataatcatcatcccttggattttccgccaaatgatcagctatagcttgccccttgaccgccttttgtgaggtgaaaacaatatcgaattctgagagaattatctgccatttcgcCAAACGCCCAGTcagcatcggcttctccaaaagatacttcaaaggatcagaccgggaaataagatacgtggtatgactcaacagatagtgtctcaacttctgggctgcccaggccaatgcacagcagcttttctcaatgaatgaataattagcctcgtactgcgtgaacttcttgcttagatagtaaatggcttgttctttccttccggattcatcgtgctgacctagaacacaccctactgctccatcgagtacagataaatacataatcaaaggtcggcccgatttgggcggcactaagactggtggatgcaacaaataatctttaatcttgtcgaaagcctgttgacactcctcattccaatacaacggcacattctttctcaataatttgaacaatggctcgcatgtggcagttagttggccgatgaacctcccaataaaattaatcttccctaagaagcttttcacgtccttctgagtttttggcactggcatatctcgaattgctttgattttgactggatctatctctatgccctTCTTGCTGACAATGAAAcccaacagcttacccgcaggtgctccgaaggcgcattttgcaggatttagcttcaaattgtacttccgtAACCTCTCGAATAATTTCTTCAGATCAACCAAGTGGTcctctgcccttttagacttgattataatatcatccacgtagacctccatctcccggtggatcatatcatgaaatagggttgtcatggtcctctgatatgttgctccagcattctttaaaccgaaaggcatgactcggtagcaaaaggtaccccaaggggtaatgaaagcagtcttctccctatcctcttctgccattaaaatttggtggtagccagcaaaacaatccAAAAGGTTTTCTCATGTCCGGCcgtattgtctaagagaatgtgaatatttggtagagggaaatcatctttaggactggctttattgaggtctctataatcaacacaaactcgcacctctccactcttttttggaacagggactggatttgaaagccaaattgggtaatgggaaacaatgataatgttggttttgagttgtttttcaatttgctcttttattttgaggcttatatctggtttgaattttctgggtttttgttttacgggtggaaaagaagggtctgtgggtaacctatgcaccaccacatcagttgaaatgccagtcatatcatcataggaccacgcaaatacatcctggaacatggtcaagaattcaagcatctcctttttctgcctttcattcaaatgaatactaatttgcacctccttaacctcatcctcagtgccaatgttaaccttttctgtttcttccaggttcggttttggtttttcctcatattgttcaaagtcctttgcaaaagaatcgaatacttcctcattatcactctcgctttggagttcggattcacagacctccaagtcgtgagtgatatagagattgccattatcgtattccagaactgtgatatccaaaggatcaaataattttatttttggccatctgaaagaattaacgaatgtgggataataagcaaataagcaacaaacaatatgaatataaacaagcgaataaacaacaatgacaagaaaaacttgtgcattttcataaaacctttgattgaaagcaaatggagatgaaaacttaacaatatttacatgcacAAACGTTagtcaaaaaggaaaattgttttcattggctatttacagatgcaaaagtattttcatgagttcacatgaatgataaacccctttcagtttaccgaaactccttccgaacgGGCAGGGACTCGGCTGTCCAATTAGAAATTGACCCTTCGGGGATGTCAGGAAAGTCAGCCTCATCTGGAaaactatcttcaaatgttgcccctacgaacaattgggccaaactagcttcaatttcttcaactgGATTAACCTCTGATGTGATAACCTCTGTTGGTCGCGGAAAAGTATACCGCAGTGGTGGAATGTCAAAAACCCTTTGCCTGCCCTCTTTCTCTGCTCTTTTGTGCTCTTTCATCTCTTTGATGTCCTTGGCGGTTGGTTTGAAACCCAAACCGAATGTATCCCTTTTTCCCATAATCTCCACTGGCTTCAGGATCCCTTGCAGTTCACGCCCCAATCCTCTGTCTAATTTGTATCCTCCACGaatcatttccttagccatcattACACTTGCTTTTGAGAGAGCTTGTTCCTCCGTTGTGATCCAACTTACAGAGACTATATCGGATGTGCTATGAGGGGACATGGTGGCACTTCGACTTCCCTCCTCTTTAGATCCAGAATTGGTGATTACCAGGCAGTCCTCTTCGGCAAAGATAGTGATTAGCTTGTCATTTACTACGAATTTCAGCAATTGATGCAACGAAGATGGCACAGCCCCagacttgtgaatccatggcctTCCAAGTAAAATATTGTAAATGCTCGGGAAGTGCAttacttggcaagttatttgaaattgggcGGGCCCCATCTCGATTACTAAATCTGCCTCTCCTATCGGCTCCCTTTGAGCTCCATCAAACCCTCGAACGatagtccctgaaggcctcagcttaatgtcttgcaatcctagcttctccaaggtactccaaggacaAATATTAAGCGCGGACCCGTTGTCAATTAGCACCTTCGGCAGCATTTTCCCGTTGCACCTCACTGTTATGTACAACGCCCTATTATGTCCAATGCCCTCTGTCGGCAATTCATCGTCAGAAAAAGCAATTTGTTTGTTGAATAATACGCTCCCAAccacgtttgaaaaattatcaacagaAATGTCCCTCGGAATTTGAGCTTTAGTTAATACGTCGATCAATGCATCCCTATGCACGTCTGAAGAGAAAAGTAAATCCAACATGGATATCTGGGCAGGCGACTTGCTCAGCTTTTCAACTACATTGTACTCACTTCTCTGAAGTCTCTTAAGGAAATCCAAGGCTTCTCtctcggtgattgttggtttAACGGGCGGTTCGGAGTTATTTGCTTGAATCGGAATGGTAGCTTCAAATGGACTTGCAACCTTCCCCGATCTGGTGACTGCTGACACTTCTTCCTTTTTAGCAATTGACTTTTCCCCAATCCGTACGTCAGGTTCATCATAATTCCATGGCACTTGTTGCAGGCTTAAAACAGGCTCTTGCTGCGGGAATTCAATAACCACCGGCTCCAAAGCCTCACTCTCGGCTGGCGTGAGATCCAAAATAAAGGGATTTTCGTCCTCTTCAAGTGGCAATTCTATGACAAAGggttggtctgtgaccccaaacacttcagtTTCCCTTGCCAATTCTCTGACTGGTTCCACATACTCCGTATCATCCAGAATAACCCCAATGATATTGGCATGTTCCGGTAAAGGGTTCCTATTTACGTTCGGCCCTTGTGTCTCCCTTTTTCGGATCACAATCTCCCCGGCTTCAACCATATCTTGGATTTTATGCTTAAGCGCCCTGCAATCAAAGGTGGCATGTCCGGGGGCCCCAGAATGATAAGCGCAGACAACTTGTGGATTATACCACGCGGGCATGCCATATGGgtaggtaggagggggtactgtaccaattttcccggcggccttcaactggtcatacaattggtccagaggcctgcctaaattggtGAATGTACGGCTAGGTggtcggttgtaaggttcaggaggttgaggatGGTTGTAAATAGGTCTATTTAgtggaggaaatcttgggttatatggagggcgaggtcggttttggggtggatttggttgggaaatttgaaaaggggctgaaggtgggttaggatagcttgggcgaggcCGAGGGTGAtggatgttggtagtatatacaggaTGCGGATTTGAGTAGTAAGGGTAATGGGGTTGGTAGATTGGGCtgtgttggtatcggggtctgggtgaagggttttggttccaaataaatgttgcatccccctctttctttttgaacggcggctttttcacattgcttccttgaccttgtaaagcatccaactgagaTTTCAGGGCAGAGACATTGACAATCTTCCCGGCTCTCACAAAGTCGTCaaactcttccaatttattcacaattgcagcaaaagaacaaccagtcatacggaaaatttcttcgaaatatggaggatcatgcgcctttatgaatgtgcgaataatttcatcctcagtcatcggtggctccaccttcgcagctatctttctccatctcttggcatatgtcttatgatcttcagatggtcgcCTTTTCGTTCCTTCCAGAGTAGTCCGAGTTGGCGCTAGCTCacagttatactcatattgtCTAATGAAGGCATTGGACAGATCGAGCCAGGTCTTCACTTCCTCCGGCTTTAGGTTGGAATACCAGTCAAGCGCATCCCCTTCTAAGCTTTCTGGAAATAATCTCAACGGCAAATTCTCGTCATCCACTGGCttgcccaacttgttagcaaacaagcGCAGGTGCGTTTTAGGGTTACTTgttccatcatatttgttgaatttaggggtCTTGAACCCCACCGGCAATTGCACGTTCGGAAACAGGCACAAATCATCATAATCCAACAccccttgtttgcttaaaccttggTTTTTCCGgatgaattcatcaaaacgatccaAGCGTTTAAGTAGCTTCATATCAATCTGGGCAGACGActctcccatttctggcttaTTTTGAAAAGTGTGCTCCGGCACCACGGGCTCCGCGGTAGCCTGGTAAAAAGTTTGTGGATTCGGGTGCATGTTTGGGTCGATTTGAGGCTGAAACCCTTGCCCATAAGGAGGATAgaacggaggattttgagtataagcatattgcgggttgacaattccctcaaacgtggtttgcattgaaggaataacaaatggtaacGTGGTCTGGCtgggaggaataacaaatggttcaTATTGTGGTTGTGTGACGGGCACAGGctcaggttgcactccgctactaacgagtTCGTCGATTAACCTCTTTTGAGCGGCCATTTcggatgccatttccccaaattttacgagtaattcagtcaactgaaccccaggacttgcggcctccggctgggtagttgcaacggccttatcggatgattctagttgagtactcatgtctacacgattcctttgggctctacttcgggatcgcgtaataatggggcttttccgaaaagctattttgaaaattgacctgagaatgcaaaaggcttctttagataaaccaatcgttactgaatttctgcaatttattcaaaagagaaaaagaaaaaaaaaaagaaaaagacatgagttagtaattatttgaacaattcggatgcatgtcctatttggggggccctttttgtgccaagggtaggcctagcatgatgcaacacctttGAAATGGGACCCGTAATACAAACCTGTTTTCGACAATAATCCAAaatgagagcaaaagaaaaatcatcttcattgaTAAACCtgccaatatttacatcatgTCACGAAGACGATTCCGTACAAGATTGCCAAAACTTTTGAACCTATCTAATACAGAGTCCTTTGTTTCCCTAGCATATGGAATTCTAACACATTCAGTTTGGTCATATAATTCTGCACATTTCCGTTTCAGCTCTTGACGCCTTCCTCGttcattttcatacaattgcttgCTTTGCTCGGTCATCCCTTTGTATGCTTCGACAGACTTACTTAACTGCAGAATTTCCTTATCCTTTGCTTCGATAATggctttcaactttttcaccTCCTCAGATGGctcatcttgaatttcttgcgcAACGGATCTTCCTACCCAGTCTTCGTATTGTGAAGTCGTCAAACCCTTCTGCTTGAGCTCCGGGATGTATCTAAAACTCACATCATCAGATAGCGTCACCCAGGCGTCAATAATCCGATCTTTCATAGGGATTTGATTTGGGCACATTCCCCAGTTAAAAATAATGGTGACTTCGCTCATGTCAAGCACGGGTGGTATTTCTTGAGTACGCCCTAATTGTCTGAAAAACCTTTTTGGGACGTACGCGGTAATCCCTTGAGTACCCAGTAGGAGAATGAATTCGGATGCCTGAGTGCAAAGAACAGGTTTAGTACAATCGGTCCAATCCAACACCCATCTAATATTTTGATCGGTCACGTTCTTCAAGAAATCCACAAACTCAGATGCATTGCGCGGCA of Coffea arabica cultivar ET-39 chromosome 5c, Coffea Arabica ET-39 HiFi, whole genome shotgun sequence contains these proteins:
- the LOC140007260 gene encoding uncharacterized protein, which codes for MGESSAQIDMKLLKRLDRFDEFIRKNQGLSKQGVLDYDDLCLFPNVQLPVGFKTPKFNKYDGTSNPKTHLRLFANKLGKPVDDENLPLRLFPESLEGDALDWYSNLKPEEVKTWLDLSNAFIRQYEYNLPPPTYPYGMPAWYNPQVVCAYHSGAPGHATFDCRALKHKIQDMVEAGEIVIRKRETQGPNVNRNPLPEHANIIGVILDDTEYVEPVRELARETEVFGVTDQPFVIELPLEEDENPFILDLTPAESEALEPVVIEFPQQEPVLSLQQVPWNYDEPDVRIGEKSIAKKEEVSAVTRSGKVASPFEATIPIQANNSEPPVKPTITEREALDFLKRLQRSEYNVVEKLSKSPAQISMLDLLFSSDVHRDALIDVLTKAQIPRDISVDNFSNVVGSVLFNKQIAFSDDELPTEGIGHNRALYITVRCNGKMLPKVLIDNGPWIHKSGAVPSSLHQLLKFVVNDKLITIFAEEDCLVITNSGSKEEGSRSATMSPHSTSDIVSVSWITTEEQALSKASVMMAKEMIRGGYKLDRGLGRELQGILKPVEIMGKRDTFGLGFKPTAKDIKEMKEHKRAEKEGRQRVFDIPPLRGNI